The window TCAGCAGAATAGTGGCGCCGTCCTGTTCAAAAGGCTCGGCCACCTGCCCTGCAGAGAGGGGCTCAAGAGCGCTGCGCCAATCGGCAGAAATGTCCTTCCATGCCAGATCGCCGAGAAGGCCACCGTTATCCTTGGCCGGACCGATGGAGAACATCTTCACTGCATCTTCAAAAGACAGCTTGCCCTCACGAATCATGGCAATGGTCTTTGCTTTGTCGGCATTGGGAGCAAAGACAAGCATCTTCACTGTAGCCTTGCGTTCACTGGAAAATTCCGACGCATGCTGTTCGTAGTAAGCCTGCACATCTTCCTTGGTCACCACGACCTTGCGGCTGACCATGAAGTTGATGAGTCGGGTACGAACGATGCTTCTGCGGATTTTCTCAAAAAACATATCGTAGGAGACGCCGTCTTTCCGCATCTGTTCCTTGACCTGCTCAAGGCTCATGTTGCTGCGCTGCGCCAGCTTGCGGACCTCATTTTCCACTTCGGCATCCTTGACGGTCAGCTTGTAGCGCTCCGCTTCCTGCGAAAAAAGCTCGTCCGTAATCATGGCATCCAGCATTCTCTTCTCGATGGCATAAACATGGTCAGCATCTGCGGGGTTCGTACGGGAAAGTCCGGCCTTCAGAAGGTCAGGCGCTACGGCCTCCTGTACATCATATTGTGTGATGATCGAGCCGTTAACAAAGGCGACGATCTTGTTGAAAACGGCTTCAGCCCCAGCTTGTCCTGCGCTCAAAGTCAGCACGGCAAGAATGAGGGGATAGATGAGCAAAGTTCGAAAGGTCTTGAAATTGGAAGACAAAGGCCACTCCCAGAAGACAATGGTTAAGAAAAACATACGTTGTCGCTACAAAGGGTTACGGTTATTTCCACACCATAACAGCAACGCATCATCAGCTTACGATTCGTGTAATCTGTTTCCAATTGTTATGCAACATTACGAAAAAAATACCGACAGTTCACGGAACCTGCCGTGAACATTGCAGGATTGCGGTAAGATTGTACCGCAACGGCTCATTGCGCTTTAGCGTCCTGTCCGGCGGAAGGAACTTCCTTCCCTTTCGCCGCCCCGTCTGCGGCCTTCTCTTCTGCAGCTTTCTCTTCTGCGGAATGCAGAAGCAGGCTTGAAATACGGATATCAGCCTTGGCCAGCTCAGATTTGAGCCACTCGTCAAACTCGGCCTGAAGCTTCTGCTCAAGCAGCACCTTTTCAACAAGAGGATAAGCATGCGAGGGGCCAAGCACCTTTTCCGGAAGATTTTCCAGCAGAACAAGCACCTCAAAACCGTTATCGCCGGAAAACACCGCGCTGGATTCTCCTTCCTTGAGCTTATCGAACGTGGACTTCCAGTTCACAGGCATCATGTTGACCCGCATGCGCAGTTCCCTGATGGCAATCCCATC is drawn from Desulfovibrio mangrovi and contains these coding sequences:
- a CDS encoding peptidyl-prolyl cis-trans isomerase; the protein is MSSNFKTFRTLLIYPLILAVLTLSAGQAGAEAVFNKIVAFVNGSIITQYDVQEAVAPDLLKAGLSRTNPADADHVYAIEKRMLDAMITDELFSQEAERYKLTVKDAEVENEVRKLAQRSNMSLEQVKEQMRKDGVSYDMFFEKIRRSIVRTRLINFMVSRKVVVTKEDVQAYYEQHASEFSSERKATVKMLVFAPNADKAKTIAMIREGKLSFEDAVKMFSIGPAKDNGGLLGDLAWKDISADWRSALEPLSAGQVAEPFEQDGATILLKLDKATNGDLLPLEEVYSTIENTLRQPMLEARFGEYTTKLREKAVVKINL